One Zeugodacus cucurbitae isolate PBARC_wt_2022May chromosome 3, idZeuCucr1.2, whole genome shotgun sequence genomic region harbors:
- the LOC105212885 gene encoding conserved oligomeric Golgi complex subunit 5 — MSNLELDNESITNINANTTIQEQIQELTKRLQNVNDDLHQQVREKHDALLQQATHAGRFDVALNTLASDVEQIRGTGQKLKRQIDTQYQQVDNQTRILGRLHELSHLLRSTGTLLSLTAKLRSTKDVLKQAELHFELGQLFDDEDLKKIDFVQNARTEVISSRQKLRNLTQMQLVTGLQERNEALVINSLKIVKNFNLLQNSLDNLVATFISDLEQSLKECFAGTDITILSKSGPSNNVSPKPSSTIRGPGKTPMLTTTQNFRAKFWKSLHWLLYEELYESCEQVNLLKRALDQIRQFGFDAAEIYNVHDHFWHAVQELFRKSFSECPVHVTQTLQEGLAKLLSSARGFEQRLNGEFLFDNEMFSSLEIGYISKCAANMKACLAGVDLPSNETVDAFIRVASTELSAALIDARLTNSVGAVFIACGKELCTKLESQIKLGPDSKQVVDIPNFQQTQNVILANILYYYKDSVRRMLADMRVHFSKSKSSAHHDILKALEQTNILIGTILQQIVDSILSTISIILLSMHREPGLSSEKISTAGPSMYMKELQEFISRVWLNHIGPFEDKELVTKCGHEVAKRCIELFVHNMSILRPISDVGRQRLKNDCNHMEHALKPICANLPDLGNSARLLRAMSFLIVQPPQELVKQSVGNDSLVPSYIVLFLLFGHASADLQSPHTTANWSNERLLEWLDGHTSDREKLELISGALQRYRDQVRRKKSEQYDAVYPLMVEFFEKSLKS; from the exons AT GTCTAATTTGGAATTAGATAACGAATCAATCACCAATATCAATGCCAACACGACAATTCAGGAGCAAATTCAAGAACTCACAAAACGTTTGCAAAATGTCAATGACGATCTTCATCAGCAAGTGCGCGAGAAACATGACGCTTTACTACAGCAAGCAACGCACGCTGGAAGGTTTGATGTTGCACTCAATACATTAGCCAGCGATGTGGAACAAATTCGGGGTACAGGTCAAAAATTGAAAAGACAAATTGATACCCAGTACCAACAGGTCGACAATCAAACGCGTATTTTGGGTCGTTTGCATGAGTTGTCGCACCTTCTACGTTCGACTGGTACATTACTTTCACTGACAGCAAAATTGCGTTCAACAAAGGATGTTCTCAAGCAAGCAGAACTCCATTTTGAGCTGGGACAATTGTTTGATGACgaagatttgaaaaaaattgattttgttcAAAATGCTCGAACTGAGGTTATAAGCTCTCGACAAAAATTAAGAAACCTGACACAGATGCAACTTGTAACTGGTCTGCAGGAGCGAAATGAGGCACTTGTAATTAATTCTCTAAAg ATTGTTAAAAACTTCAACTTACTGCAAAATTCCTTAGATAACTTAGTAGCAACTTTCATATCCGACTTAGAACAATCACTTAAAGAATGTTTTGCTGGCACTGATATTACCATATTGAGCAAGAGTGGACCTAGTAACAACGTTTCGCCCAAACCTAGTAGTACTATTCGTGGTCCCGGGAAAACTCCTATGCTTACCACAACTCAAAATTTCAGAGCAAAATTTTGGAAATCACTACATTGGTTATTATACGAAGAGCTCTATGAAAGTTGCGAACAAGTGAATTTGTTGAAACGCGCTTTGGATCAAATTCGACAATTTGGCTTCGATGCTGCAGAAATATATAATGTGCACGACCATTTCTGGCATGCCGTGCAAGAGCTATTTCGTAAATCCTTTTCCGAGTGTCCAGTTCACGTTACGCAGACTTTGCAAGAAGGTTTAGCAAAGTTATTGAGTTCGGCACGTGGTTTTGAGCAGCGTTTGAATGGTGAATTTCTATTCGATAATGAGATGTTCTCTTCATTGGAAATAGGCTATATAAGCAAATGCGCTGCAAATATGAAAGCTTGCCTGGCTGGCGTTGACTTACCGTCCAATGAAACGGTTGATGCATTTATAAGAGTTGCCTCTACAGAATTAAGTGCTGCTTTAATAGATGCACGCTTGACAAATTCAGTTGGAGCTGTTTTTATAGCTTGCGGCAAAGAATTATGCACTAAATTGGAATCACAAATAAAATTGGGACCTGATTCCAAACAAGTGGTTGACATTCCAAACTTTCAGCAAACTCAGAATGTGATACtggcaaatattttgtattactaTAAAGATTCCGTGCGTCGCATGTTAGCCGACATGAGAGTACATTTTTCTAAATCAAAATCTTCTGCACACCACGATATTTTAAAAGCGCTGGAGCAGACGAATATATTAATTGGCACTATTCTACAACAGATTGTGGATTCGATATTGTCAACAATTAGTATTATACTGCTTAGCATGCATCGTGAACCCGGACttagttctgaaaaaatatcTACCGCCGGCCCTTCAATGTACATGAAGGAATTGCAG GAATTTATAAGTCGCGTTTGGCTGAATCATATCGGTCCTTTCGAAGACAAAGAGCTGGTGACGAAATGCGGACATGAAGTGGCTAAACGTTGCATAGAGCTCTTTGTACACAATATGAGCATATTACGTCCAATCAGCGATGTCGGACGTCAACGTTTAAAAAATGATTGCAACCACATGGAACACGCACTTAAACcgatttgtgctaatttgccaGATTTGGGAAATTCCGCACGCTTACTACGTGCGATGTCGTTCTTAATTGTTCAACCGCCGCAAGAATTGGTGAAGCAAAGTGTCGGTAATGATTCACTAGTGCCCAGCtatattgtgttgtttttattattcggTCATGCTAGCGCCGATCTGCAGAGTCCGCATACAACTGCGAATTGGTCGAACGAACGTCTGTTGGAGTGGTTAGACGGGCATACATCCGACCGTGAAAAGCTAGAATTAATATCAGGTGCATTACAACGTTACCGCGATCAAGTGCGCAGGAAAAAGAGTGAACAGTATGATGCTGTCTATCCGCTAAtggttgaattttttgaaaagagTTTAAAATCGTAA
- the LOC105212886 gene encoding serine/threonine-protein kinase TBK1: protein MAFLRGSVNYVWCTTSVLGKGATGSVYQGVNKNTGESVAVKTFNPYSHLRPPDVQMREFEALKKLHHENIVKLLAIEEDQEGRGKVIVMELCTGGSLFNILDDPENSYGLPENEFLLVLEHLCAGMKHLRDNNLVHRDLKPGNIMKFISEDGQTIYKLTDFGAARELDDNQAFVSLYGTEEYLHPDMYERAVLRKQINRSFTANVDLWSIGVTLYHVATGNLPFRPFGGRKNRETMHQITTKKASGAISGTQLSENGPIEWSTTLPSYCHLSEGLKTLVTPLLAGLLEKNREKTWSFDRFFQEVTLILRKIVLHVFFTNRTSSVEVYLEPDEQIDNFRERVFLQTEVPIEKQILLFNNEHLERKVTSASISKAFPKTTTENPIFLYSNDDNNVQLPQQLELPKFPVFPTNVSVENDASLAKAACSVGHECKRRIDTFSSMDILMKRSVEQFIAMLITTITLLLKKTKHLENLLTTTLDYADAVKRIGNLTKSDNELKPIVSTLHGLKPNFDDAADVIMQMYKHFVAEDALNDQWSSSMHGKRCPCRTRASPRAKYLVERLRDSWQHLLRDRATRTLTYNDEQFHALEKIKVFRNGDRIKALLIDDVKPAVAQMAECLADWYKLAQTVYLKTQILEKDVRDYECKLNDLRDELYHLKSEMKVDENTKATTNNNKKSSKNIQKSIIKKMHKQHEEVLQIMAQNAMLINRLKDLGIDCGGVK, encoded by the exons ATGGCTTTTCTACGAGGGTCGGTTAATTACGTGTGGTGTACAACGAGTGTACTTGGAAAAGGGGCAACTGGGTCGGTTTACCAA GGAGTAAATAAAAATACGGGCGAATCAGTTGCAGTAAAAACATTTAATCCTTACAGTCATTTACGGCCACCAGATGTGCAAATGCGAGAGTTCGAAGCACTGAAAAAGttacaccatgaaaatattgttaaacTTCTGGCCATCGAAGAAGATCAAGAAGGCCGGGGTAAGGTAATTGTCATGGAATTGTGTACCGGTGGAAGTCTTTTCAATATACTCGATGACCCCGAAAATTCTTATGGATTACCAGAGAATGAATTTCTTTTAGTGCTGGAACATTTATGTGCTGGCATGAAGCATTTGCGGGATAATAATTTAGTACATCGTGATTTAAAACCGGGGAATATAATGAAATTCATTTCTGAAGATGGTCAAACCATATACAAGCTAACTGATTTCGGTGCAGCCCGTGAATTAGATGATAATCAAGCGTTTGTGTCACTATATGGTACAGAGGAATATTTACATCCTGATATGTACGAACGTGCTGTGctgcgtaaacaaataaatcgctcATTTACTGCAAATGTGGACTTATGGTCAATCGGTGTCACTCTTTACCATGTAGCAACTGGCAATTTGCCtttccgcccttttggaggtcGTAAAAATCGCGAAACTATGCACCAAATTACCACAAAAAAGGCCTCCGGTGCAATTTCAGGTACGCAACTTTCCGAAAATGGACCAATCGAGTGGTCAACTACGTTGCCTTCATATTGTCACTTGTCCGAAGGACTTAAGACGTTAGTGACACCACTACTGGCTGGCTTGTTGGAAAAAAACCGGGAGAAAACTTGGTCCTTTGATCGTTTCTTCCAGGAAGTCACATTAATTTTGCGTAAAATCGTTTTGCATGTATTTTTCACAAATCGCACCAGTTCTGTTGAGGTCTATCTTGAACCAGATGAACAAATTGACAACTTTCGTGAACGCGTCTTCCTGCAAACCGAAGTACCcatagaaaaacaaatattgttgtTCAATAATGAGCATTTGGAAAGAAAAGTGACGTCCGCTTCCATAT CTAAAGCCTTCCCCAAAACGACAACAGAAAATCCAATATTCTTATATAGTAATGATGACAACAATGTGCAACTGCCACAACAATTGGAATTACCTAAGTTTCCTGTATTCCCAACTAACGTCTCAGTTGAAAATGATGCCAGCCTTGCTAAG gcTGCTTGTAGTGTTGGCCATGAATGCAAGCGACGTATTGATACTTTTTCATCCATGGATATTTTAATGAAGCGTTCTGTAGAACAATTCATAGCAATGTTAATAACAACTATAACTTTACTACTAAa aaaaaccAAACATTTGGAGAATTTACTCACAACCACACTTGATTATGCAGATGCAGTTAAACGCATTGGGAATTTG ACAAAATCAGACAATGAACTTAAACCAATAGTTTCAACTCTGCATGGTCTCAAACCCAACTTCGATGATGCTGCCGACGTTATTATGCAAATGTATAAACATTTCGTCGCTGAAGATGCTCTAAA TGACCAGTGGTCATCTTCTATGCACGGCAAGCGGTGCCCTTGTCGCACTAGAGCCAGCCCGCGTGCAAAGTACTTGGTGGAGCGGCTGCGTGATTCCTGGCAACATTTGCTGCGTGATCGCGCAACGCGCACCCTCACATACAATGATGAGCAATTCCATGCTTTGGAAAAGATAAAA GTGTTTCGTAATGGCGATCGCATCAAAGCATTGCTAATTGATGACGTTAAACCCGCCGTAGCGCAAATGGCCGAATGTCTAGCCGATTGGTATAAATTAGCGCAAACCGTCTATCTTAAAACGCAAATATTGGAAAAGGACGTACGCGACTATGAGTGTAAATTAAATGACTTGCGTGATGAGTTGTATCACTTGAAGTCGGAAATGAAAGTTGATGAAAATACTAAAGCGactacaaataataacaaaaagtcATCAAAGAACatacaaaaaagtattattaag aaaatgcacaaacaacatgaagaagtGTTACAAATAATGGCTCAAAATGCTATGCTTATTAATCGCTTGAAGGATTTGGGCATTGATTGTGGCGGCGTGAAGTAG
- the LOC105212887 gene encoding ragulator complex protein LAMTOR3 homolog produces the protein MTDEVKKYFNGLLHKVNGLYIIQVTDRDGVPLLRVSQDKNVDFALMPSFIPTFATASEQAGKLGLGRNKVIISMYSNYQVVQMNKLPLILTFVGGEHCNTGHILALEHQLDAHLEDIKLAVNEA, from the exons ATGACGGATgaagtaaagaaatatttcaatggGCTACTGCATAA GGTCAATGGTCTCTACATAATACAAGTTACCGACAGGGATGGAGTGCCACTCTTGCGAGTAAGTCAGGATAAGAATGTGGACTTTGCGCTAATGCCTTCATTTATACCAACTTTTGCGACGGCCAGTGAGCAAGCCGGAAAATTGGGTTTGGGACGTAACAAAGTAATTATATCGATGTATTCGAATTATCAG GTGGTGCAAATGAACAAATTGCCACTGATTCTAACTTTTGTAGGAGGCGAGCACTGTAATACGGGCCATATATTAGCTCTGGAACACCAATTAGACGCGCACTTAGAGGACATTAAATTGGCTGTAAATGAGGCGTAA
- the LOC105212888 gene encoding glucosidase 2 subunit beta, with protein sequence MRGMYRLASLNNLLLQLVLAVIVTLSVADVPRPIGVPLYKASLYTPRSDESWVCLDGKNTIRHTQINDDFCDCEDGSDEPGTSACSNGIFNCENVGFRQEDIQSTRVNDGICDCCDGSDEYTDSANKCPNTCLELGRAEEEIKRSQADLHKRGSEIRAELISKGKQMRTEREARRKVLQQRRNEQEAVKAEKEELKRNAEAAEAEALEIYKEQQREKDAAAAEAAKSQEDTQTMRYEAEAAFIKYDTNKDGFVEVTELMVDMTLDRDRNGIVTVEEAKYFLDERDRIDLDSFFDLSWPRIKPIKMLAEGIFKPPTPEGDEHSEQESIEAEGETAATVEGSDQFSNEEGREHEGAYGEEDLYEDEDGEADVGVGTVSDETHPEPEYDPETKRLIDLANEARNAYSDAEQKVREIDNEIKDIEDQTTKDYGLYEEYAALDGECFTFEEREYLYTLCPFDRASQKQRSSGSETNLGRYEQWNGDGDKKYEKQKYAHGTACWNGPQRTTIVDFKCGLEHKIISVTEPNRCEYNYLFETPAACDGVVAEDIRQRDEL encoded by the exons ATGAGGGGAATGTATCGATTGGCCTCATTAAACAACTTGCTATTGCAGCTGGTATTGGCAGTAATAGTAACGTTATCCGTAGCGGACGTTCCTCGTCCGATAGGTGTACCGCTATACAAAGCTTCGCTGTACACACCTCGATCTGACGAAAGTTGGGTATGTCTAGATGGCAAAAACACAATTCGTCATACACAGATCAACGACGATTTTTGCGACTGTGAAGACGGCAGCGATGAACCAGGAACTTCAGCTTGCTCGAATGGTATTTTTAACTGTGAAAATGTAGGATTCCGTCAAGAAGACATACAAAGTACACGTGTGAATGATGGAATCTGCGATTGCTGTGATGGCAGTGACGAATATACCGATAGTGCTAATAAATGTCCAAACACTTGTTTGGAACTGGGACGAGCGGAGGAAGAGATAAAACGTTCACAAGCAGATTTACATAAACGCGGTAGTGAGATACGCGCAGAATTGATTAGCAAAGGTAAACAAATGAGAACCGAACGAGAGGCAAGACGTAAAGTTTTGCAACAAAGACGAAATGAGCAGGAAGCTGTGAAGGCGGAAAAAGAGGAATTGAAAAGAAATGCCGAAGCCGCAGAAGCGGAAGCACTTGAGATATACAAGGAGCAACAGCGTGAAAAAGATGCGGCTGCGGCTGAGGCAGCAAAATCACAAGAAGACACACAGACAATGCGGTATGAGGCTGAGGCGGCATTTATCAAATATGACACAAACAAGGATGGTTTTGTGGAAGTGACCGAGTTAATGGTAGACATGACCCTTGATCGTGACCGCAATGGCATTGTAACTGTGGAAGAAGCCAAGTATTTCCTTGATGAACGTGATCGCATCGATTTAGATTCATTTTTTGATTTGTCATGGCCACGTATTAAACCCATCAAAATGTTGGCTGAAGGTATTTTTAAACCACCAACTCCAGAAGGTGATGAACATTCGGAACAAGAAAGTATTGAAGCGGAAGGCGAAACTGCGGCCACAGTGGAGGGATCAGATCAATTCTCAAACGAAGAAG GTCGGGAACATGAAGGTGCCTATGGAGAGGAAGATCTTTATGAGGATGAAGATGGTGAAGCTGATGTTGGTGTAGGAACCGTGTCTGACGAAACACACCCGGAGCCTGAATATGATCCCGAAACCAAACGTTTAATAGATCTAGCGAACGAGGCGCGCAATGCCTACTCCGATGCCGAGCAAAAAGTACGCGAAATCGATAACGAGATTAAAGACATCGAGGATCAGACTACAAAGGATTATGGGCTTTATGAAGAATATGCTGCACTTGATGGCGAATGTTTTACATTTGAAGAACGAGAATATCTTTATACGCTTTGTCCTTTCGATCGCGCTTCACAAAAACAACGCAGCAGTGGGTCAGAAACAAACTTGGGACGATATGAGCAATGGAATGGAGATGGTGATAAAAAGTACGAGAAACAAAAGTATGCGCATGGAACTGCCTGTTGGAATGGACCGCAACGCACAACAATTGTTGACTTCAAATGTGGTCTGGAACATAAAATTATATCTGTAACAGAACCTAATCGTTGTGAATACAACTATTTGTTTGAAACACCAGCTGCTTGTGATGGTGTTGTTGCAGAAGACATACGTCAACGAGATGAACTTTAA